In the genome of Triticum urartu cultivar G1812 chromosome 5, Tu2.1, whole genome shotgun sequence, one region contains:
- the LOC125507197 gene encoding cytochrome P450 89A2-like — MEFFTLLAAVLLCLLAGERNETITTASYGPHWRALRCNLTADVLHPSRLASLAPMQREATRALLADVSARAQLGEVAVRGPVNAAVFGLVARLCFGDGVEGPHVRAMERVMQELVLTVGEISAVFDGTWLARLVYRRQLRRLVGFIGRQTELYLPLIEARRKHKSRSFRSGDDIFHSYVDSLLGLGIPSDAADDVRRALRDDELVVLVSEFLGTGTGSVVACVEWALAHLIDQPEVQSKLRREIDGEAVLSSKSLRGMPYLHAVVLECLRMHPPVPFALRGAHGEGAKVVPSAQSPVPANGLRVQFNLGDIGRDRKAWTDPDEFRPERFLAGGEAEGVGPSPGLKEIRMMPFGAAHRHCPGMSMGMLHIKCFLAAMVREFEWAPSAEDRGRGGIDMMELDGFFKVMKRPLSACVTPRI; from the exons ATGGAGTTCTTCACTCTCCTTGCTGCCGTTCTCTTGTGCCTCCTAGC CGGCGAACGGAACGAGACCATAACGACGGCGAGCTACGGCCCGCACTGGCGCGCGCTCAGGTGCAACCTCACCGCCGACGTGCTCCACCCCTCGCGCCTCGCCTCCCTCGCCCCGATGCAGCGGGAGGCCACCCGGGCCCTCCTCGCCGACGTGTCCGCCCGGGCCCAGCTGGGCGAGGTGGCCGTCCGCGGGCCGGTCAACGCCGCCGTGTTCGGGCTGGTCGCGCGCCTGTGCTTCGGCGACGGCGTCGAGGGGCCCCACGTGCGCGCCATGGAGCGCGTGATGCAGGAGCTCGTCCTCACCGTCGGCGAGATAAGCGCCGTGTTCGACGGCACGTGGCTCGCCAGGCTCGTGTACCGGAGGCAGCTCCGCCGCCTCGTAGGCTTCATCGGCAGGCAGACCGAGCTGTACCTCCCTCTCATCGAGGCACGGAGGAAGCATAAATCTAGATCGTTTCGCAGTGGCGACGACATCTTCCATTCCTACGTGGACTCGCTTCTCGGTCTCGGCATTCCGAGCGACGCCGCCGACGACGTCCGGCGTGCGCTCCGAGACGACGAGCTGGTGGTCCTAGTCTCCGAGTTCCTCGGCACCGGCACCGGGTCGGTGGTCGCCTGCGTCGAGTGGGCCCTCGCCCACCTCATCGACCAACCGGAGGTCCAGAGCAAGCTACGCCGCGAGATCGACGGCGAGGCCGTGCTATCCAGCAAAAGCCTCCGTGGCATGCCGTACCTGCACGCCGTGGTGCTCGAGTGCCTACGCATGCACCCGCCGGTGCCGTTCGCTCTGCGTGGCGCCCACGGCGAGGGCGCCAAGGTGGTTCCAAGCGCGCAGTCGCCCGTGCCGGCCAACGGCCTGAGGGTGCAGTTTAACTTGGGCGACATTGGAAGGGACAGGAAGGCATGGACGGACCCTGACGAGTTCCGGCCGGAACGGTTCCTGGCCGGAGGCGAGGCGGAGGGCGTCGGGCCGTCGCCTGGCCTCAAGGAGATCAGGATGATGCCGTTCGGCGCGGCACACAGGCACTGCCCGGGCATGAGCATGGGGATGCTGCACATCAAGTGCTTCCTGGCCGCCATGGTGCGCGAGTTCGAGTGGGCGCCTTCGGCGGAGGATCGCGGCCGCGGTGGCATCGACATGATGGAGCTGGACGGGTTCTTCAAGGTGATGAAAAGGCCACTTTCTGCGTGTGTTACGCCACGCATTTGA
- the LOC125556372 gene encoding uncharacterized protein LOC125556372 codes for MHPERRIDGSSSSLAIRRKRSPCQRDDDSHDSKRRGSSATELAVPEDIWCHIHSLMTLRDAARAACVSHAFRYSWKCYPNLVFNTRTVVLRDGMDFACRVDHILKKHSGIGVKTFELNFPCFYKSDAYKYLHRWLAIVVKPGIEKLTLAIPEIEEVNFPCQVLSDANGSSMWYLHLAYCAFRPTVRLGCLRNLTVLFLDCVRITGDELGYIVSSCVSLEHLELGECPEITYLKIPSQLQRLSSVHVLECHKLRTIKTEAPNICRFHFTAFNHVEFSLGESLQLKNLEMLCCRLLYYALEELPSIAPNLETFSIFSCDEVVNTRMALVPSKLLHLKYLSISIRGEYDYFSLVSFLDAAPSLETFTLNVQIKSEYIDELLSEDPSHLRKMPGYRHDKLKTVKISRFCSSKSLVELTCHIVENSASLERLALDTTGGGLRCSDSWSRKCSFLHRATEAHTAVLVIGKYIVGKVRSRVKLDVVEPCIWCHTLDP; via the exons ATGCATCCGGAGCGGCGAATTG ATGGTTCGAGTTCTTCATTGGCTATAAGAAGAAAAAGGTCACCTTGCCAACGAGATGATGATTCTCACGATAGCAAAAGAAGAGGGTCTTCAGCGACGGAACTCGCAGTCCCAGAG GACATTTGGTGTCATATTCATTCCCTAATGACGCTACGAGATGCTGCCCGTGCTGCCTGCGTATCTCATGCCTTTCGATATTCTTGGAAATGCTATCCCAACCTCGTATTTAATACTCGAACAGTAGTGTTGCGGGATGGCATGGATTTCGCCTGCAGAGTTGATCACATTTTGAAAAAACACTCAGGCATTGGCGTGAAGACATTCGAGCTTAATTTCCCCTGTTTCTACAAGTCCGATGCCTATAAATATCTCCACAGGTGGCTCGCGATAGTGGTTAAACCTGGCATTGAGAAACTTACCCTTGCGATTCCTGAGATAGAGGAAGTCAACTTCCCATGCCAAGTTCTATCTGATGCGAATGGAAGCTCGATGTGGTATCTTCACCTTGCTTACTGTGCCTTTCGTCCTACAGTCAGACTTGGTTGCTTGAGAAACCTGACAGTGCTGTTTCTTGATTGTGTGCGAATTACGGGGGACGAGTTAGGGTACATTGTCTCCAGCTGTGTTTCTTTGGAGCATTTGGAACTCGGGGAATGCCCCGAGATAACTTACTTGAAGATACCTTCCCAGCTGCAGCGGCTCAGTTCCGTGCATGTGTTAGAATGCCACAAACTGCGAACGATAAAGACCGAAGCTCCAAATATTTGCAGGTTTCACTTTACTGCATTTAACCATGTAGAGTTCTCACTTGGAGAATCATTGCAACTAAAGAACCTAGAGATGCTCTGTTGCCGCCTCCTCTATTATGCACTTGAAGAGCTACCATCCATTGCGCCGAATCTTGAAACTTTCAGCATATTTTCATGCGATGAG GTGGTAAATACAAGAATGGCATTGGTGCCTAGCAAGTTACTCCACCTGAAGTACCTGAGTATTAGTATTCGTGGAGAATACGACTATTTTTCTCTGGTTTCTTTTCTTGATGCCGCTCCCTCCTTGGAGACGTTCACACTGAAT GTACAGATAAAGTCAGAATACATCGATGAATTGCTTTCTGAAGATCCCTCGCATCTAAGGAAGATGCCAGGATACAGGCATGACAAGCTCAAGACAGTGAAGATCTCGCGGTTCTGCTCTTCAAAGAGCTTGGTTGAGCTGACATGCCATATTGTTGAAAACTCAGCATCACTGGAACGTCTTGCACTGGACACCACCGGTGGTGGTCTCCGGTGTTCTGACAGCTGGTCCCGTAAATGCTCCTTCTTGCATAGAGCCACGGAGGCCCATACAGCGGTCTTGGTAATCGGAAAATACATCGTGGGAAAAGTTCGCTCTAGAGTTAAGCTAGATGTTGTGGAGCCTTGCATCTGGTGCCATACCCTTGACCCGTAG